Proteins encoded within one genomic window of Microbacterium sp. LKL04:
- a CDS encoding rhomboid family intramembrane serine protease produces the protein MTSADPRTNPDNFCYRHPDRQSFVLCQRCLRTICPECQTPLPVGVICPECLAEQQKGARSAEVKRMPGRFARKMRSDRPVVTYAIMIFTLAMYLVQLIPVVGGEVTNALAFAPAYAVPGSAAPFEPWRMLTVAFVHSTPLPFHVALNMLALWALGRSLEPLLGKVRFIALYVLSAIGGSALVALIAPGSAVVGASGAVWGLLTAMLIIGRHVGANILPIAILLGINLVFSFVGSGVSWQSHIGGGLVGLLIGFIFARTRAQKRQPLQAALLVAVGVGLVAVTATVPALLYL, from the coding sequence GTGACCTCCGCCGACCCCCGGACCAATCCGGACAACTTCTGCTACCGGCATCCTGACCGTCAGAGCTTCGTGCTCTGCCAGCGATGCCTGCGCACCATCTGCCCCGAGTGCCAGACACCGCTTCCTGTCGGCGTCATCTGCCCGGAGTGCTTGGCGGAGCAGCAGAAGGGGGCACGGTCGGCGGAGGTCAAGCGGATGCCGGGGCGCTTCGCGCGCAAGATGCGCAGCGACCGCCCTGTCGTCACCTACGCGATCATGATCTTCACGCTCGCGATGTACCTCGTGCAGCTGATCCCCGTCGTCGGCGGCGAGGTCACGAACGCCCTCGCGTTCGCGCCCGCGTACGCGGTTCCCGGGAGCGCTGCGCCGTTCGAACCGTGGCGCATGCTGACGGTCGCCTTCGTGCACTCGACGCCGCTCCCCTTCCACGTGGCCCTGAACATGCTGGCCCTGTGGGCGCTCGGCCGCAGCCTCGAACCGCTGCTCGGCAAGGTGCGCTTCATCGCGCTCTATGTGCTGAGTGCGATCGGCGGCTCGGCCCTGGTTGCTCTGATCGCACCGGGGTCCGCGGTCGTCGGCGCCTCGGGAGCGGTCTGGGGCCTCCTCACGGCGATGCTCATCATCGGCCGACACGTCGGCGCGAACATCCTGCCCATCGCGATCCTGCTCGGGATCAACCTGGTGTTCTCGTTCGTAGGGTCCGGCGTCTCGTGGCAATCCCACATCGGTGGTGGGCTCGTGGGCCTGCTCATCGGGTTCATCTTCGCGCGGACGCGCGCGCAGAAGCGTCAACCGCTGCAGGCCGCACTGCTCGTCGCGGTGGGCGTCGGCCTGGTCGCGGTGACCGCGACGGTACCCGCCCTGCTGTATCTCTGA
- a CDS encoding cell division protein CrgA, which produces MARGDKDEDRLVQPEGEAAPNPVWFKPIMIGLMLIGLVWIIVFYLSGQAFPIPQIGPWNLAIGFGIAFIGFLMTTRWR; this is translated from the coding sequence ATGGCACGTGGAGACAAGGACGAGGACCGACTGGTTCAGCCCGAGGGCGAAGCCGCCCCCAACCCGGTCTGGTTCAAGCCGATCATGATCGGGCTGATGCTGATCGGACTCGTCTGGATCATCGTCTTCTACCTGAGCGGCCAGGCCTTCCCGATCCCGCAGATCGGTCCGTGGAACCTCGCAATCGGGTTCGGCATCGCGTTCATCGGATTCCTGATGACCACGCGCTGGCGCTGA
- a CDS encoding class E sortase gives MTDSSPTEHQTRRTRRSRPRPRATVASVLGEILLTLGVVVLLYVSWHTWIGDAIVQSEQHAAAQALADQWATEAEETPEASPAPSPTQQPDSAEEAIPVLGDQKHAEVFGIMKVPRFGKDWQFKIASGVTRPDIMDRGEIGHYPDTAMPGAVGNTAYAAHRWTSGAPFDPIDKLVVGDAIVIQTKAGWYTYRFRSFEYVQPSQVQVLLPVPNQEGVAANGRYLTLTSCAPKLNSLERIIAYAVFDEFTPAADGPPASLTGGVGA, from the coding sequence GTGACCGACTCCTCGCCCACGGAGCACCAGACCCGACGCACGCGTCGATCCCGCCCACGACCCCGCGCCACCGTCGCGAGCGTCCTGGGTGAGATTCTGCTCACTCTGGGCGTCGTGGTCCTCCTCTACGTCTCGTGGCACACCTGGATCGGCGACGCGATCGTGCAGAGCGAGCAGCACGCCGCGGCTCAGGCGCTGGCCGATCAGTGGGCGACCGAGGCGGAGGAGACCCCCGAGGCGTCTCCTGCCCCGAGCCCCACGCAGCAACCCGATTCCGCGGAAGAAGCGATTCCCGTCCTGGGCGACCAGAAGCACGCCGAGGTGTTCGGGATCATGAAGGTCCCGCGTTTCGGCAAGGATTGGCAGTTCAAGATCGCCTCGGGTGTGACCCGCCCCGACATCATGGACCGCGGCGAGATCGGGCACTACCCCGACACCGCCATGCCGGGTGCGGTCGGCAACACGGCGTACGCGGCTCACCGCTGGACCTCGGGCGCGCCCTTCGATCCGATCGACAAGCTGGTGGTCGGCGACGCGATCGTCATCCAGACCAAAGCCGGGTGGTACACCTACCGGTTCCGCTCGTTCGAGTACGTCCAGCCCAGTCAGGTCCAGGTGCTCCTGCCGGTCCCGAACCAGGAAGGCGTCGCCGCCAATGGCCGCTACCTCACGCTGACGAGCTGTGCCCCGAAACTGAATTCCCTGGAGCGCATCATCGCCTACGCCGTGTTCGACGAGTTCACTCCCGCAGCCGACGGTCCGCCGGCCTCGTTGACCGGCGGGGTGGGCGCCTGA